A portion of the Deltaproteobacteria bacterium genome contains these proteins:
- the rplU gene encoding 50S ribosomal protein L21, with amino-acid sequence MDYAVIRTGGKQYRVAPGDVIRIEKLNGEAGHPVAFTEVLMASANGAVKVGAPLLSGVRVAAEIVRQGRAKKILVFKKKRRKNYRRHQGHRQYETTVRVTGIEAE; translated from the coding sequence ATGGACTATGCCGTCATCCGCACCGGCGGGAAGCAGTATCGTGTCGCCCCGGGCGACGTAATTCGCATCGAGAAGTTGAATGGTGAGGCCGGTCACCCGGTGGCATTCACCGAGGTGCTCATGGCGTCGGCGAACGGCGCGGTGAAGGTCGGCGCCCCGCTGCTCAGCGGTGTGCGCGTTGCCGCGGAGATCGTGCGGCAAGGGCGCGCCAAGAAGATCCTCGTGTTCAAGAAGAAGCGCCGCAAAAACTATCGCCGTCACCAAGGGCATCGCCAGTACGAGACCACCGTGCGGGTCACGGGCATCGAGGCGGAGTAA
- the rpmA gene encoding 50S ribosomal protein L27, giving the protein MAHKKGQGSTRNGRDSGGQRRGVKLYAGELARAGNILVRQIGTRIHPGKNVGMGRDFTLFALIDGIVRYERVGKDRKQAHVFPV; this is encoded by the coding sequence ATGGCTCACAAAAAAGGACAGGGGAGCACGCGCAACGGGCGCGACAGCGGCGGGCAGCGCCGCGGGGTGAAGTTGTACGCCGGCGAGTTGGCGCGCGCGGGCAACATTCTGGTGCGCCAGATCGGCACCCGCATCCATCCCGGCAAGAACGTCGGCATGGGCCGCGACTTCACACTGTTCGCTCTGATTGACGGCATCGTGCGCTACGAACGCGTCGGCAAGGATCGCAAACAGGCCCACGTCTTCCCGGTCTGA